In Spodoptera frugiperda isolate SF20-4 chromosome 28, AGI-APGP_CSIRO_Sfru_2.0, whole genome shotgun sequence, one genomic interval encodes:
- the LOC118264910 gene encoding transmembrane protein 177 yields the protein MTTRKPINWFLTEKGRTFSFAVITGTGLACTLARYGPHTFFLEKYKDFVHHYSNGQPAPLAKELHDRYSKCLDILNISDIQRKLIVPFSVFGYDLFHAGSMNSRFGVAIGIPVNFRYKTLADLEADDIQVNQKKVDWESETGRKLADALILPEKVQEFAICREIMMTQNNKIMYESAYPFTCLFLAYNLSQFLNRKLNLYAGPPALRGILYTIIGMFASGTYFLMKDMTEVYYETHTDRRLCELGPTFVESGKMFYEKILNRNQALRELMGREGENKYSKLGNENFGIRQPRIALVHRKQFFEQKLNELNSSKSSADAELL from the exons ATGACTACACGTAAACCCATAAATTGGTTTTTAACAGAAAAGGGTAGAACATTTTCCTTTGCTGTAATTACAGGCACTGGACTTGCATGTACTTTGGCACGTTATGGACCACATACATTTTTCTTGGAGAAGTATAAAGATTTTGTTCATCATTACAG CAATGGGCAGCCGGCACCTCTAGCTAAGGAACTTCATGACCGGTATTCGAAATGTTTGGATATCCTCAATATTTCAGATATTCAACGTAAATTAATTGTGCCGTTCAGTGTCTTTGGATATGATTTATTTCATGCTG GCAGTATGAACTCAAGGTTTGGAGTAGCTATTGGTATACCAGTGAACTTCAGATATAAAACCCTTGCTGATCTAGAAGCTGATGATATTCag GTGAATCAGAAGAAAGTCGATTGGGAATCAGAAACTGGCAGAAAGTTGGCAGATGCTTTAATATTACCTGAAAAAGTACAAGAATTTGCTATTTGTAGGGAAATAATGATGacacagaataataaaataatgtatgagtCCGCATACCCATTTACATGCTTGTTTTTGGCTTATAATCTGTCTCAATTtcttaatagaaaattaaatctatATGCAGGACCCCCAGCATTAAGAGGCATATTATATACTATAATAGGAATGTTTGCATCAGGTACATATTTTCTTATGAAGGATATGACAGAGGTTTATTATGAAACACATACTGATCGGAGATTATGTGAACTTGGTCCTACATTTGTTGAAAGtggtaaaatgttttatgaaaaaatattaaataggaaTCAAGCACTCCGAGAATTAATGGGAAGGGAAGGAGAGAACAAATATAGCAAATTGGGAAATGAAAACTTTGGCATACGCCAACCTCGAATAGCTTTAGTACACAGAAAACAATTTTTTGAACAAAAACTTAATGAATTGAATAGTTCTAAAAGTTCTGCTGATGctgaattattataa